In the genome of Mucilaginibacter sp. 14171R-50, the window TAAAGAAGGGCAGGAACTGGAAGTATTGGTTAACACCAGTAACAGTAGAAACACCTCAAATTATAATCAGCAGCAGGATTATTTAAACACCGATGATATTACCACCGGTATAAAGGGCTATAACCCCGGCAATAACCGCGAAACCAATATATCTGTTGATTACACCCACCCTGTAACCAAAACCTTTATCCTTGAAGGTGGTGCTAAAGCGGTTATTGAAAACCTGAAGAATGTAACCAATACCGATACCTTGCTGGCTGATGGCAGTTTTATTAATAATGCCGACCAAACTTACGCGTTTAACTATAAGCGCAATATTTACGCAGTTTACTTTTCGGCGTCAACATCGTTATTTAAGAACTTTTTAGACTTTAAGGCCGGTTTGCGTAACGAGTACACCAACACAACGGCCGACTTTCCGGGCGTGGTGATACCAGGCTATAACACGCTGGCCCCTTCGTTTGTATTATCACACAAAATAAGCCCTGCCCAAACTATTAAGCTAAGCTATGTTTACCGCATAGAGCGGCCCGACTATCGGGATGTAAACCCCTTTTATAACATCAGCGACCCGCACAACATCAGCACGGGTAACCCTAACTTAAAGCCCGAAATAAGCAATACGTTTGAACTGGGTTACAACCGATCGTTTGATGGCGGCGCAAATATTTACGTTGGGAGCTTTTACCGCCATAACAATAACGACATACAGCAATACACAACATCGTTTGACACGCTGGATATAAACGGAAAGGAATATACTAACGTGTTGCTGAACCAACGCGCCAATATTGGTACGCAAACATCAATAGGTGGTAATATATTCGCGTCGGTGCCGGTTACAAGCAGGCTTAATTTACGCACGAACATATTTTTGGTAAACCGTACAAACGTTAATAAGGACCCTAACCTGCAAACAAATATAAACCGGATAAGCGCCCTGTCGTACCGCGTAAACCTAAATGCCAGCTACCAGTTCCCGGGTAATGTTATGGCCGAGGCGTTTGGTAATTACAATTCATCATCGCGCGGGCTGCAAAGCACGCGCCCCAAATTCTTTTGGTATAACCTGGCTGTACGTAAACAATTCTGGGATAAAAAAGCAAGTGTAGGACTGGTGGCAAGCAACCCTTTCAGTAAATACATCGATCAATATTCAACTACCACCGGCCCCGGCTACAATCAATCAAGCTTAAGGCAGCTGCCCTTCCGTTCGTTTGGTATAACACTTAGCTATAAATTTGGTAAGCTGGAGTTCTCTAAAGAAAAAGAGAAAGAGGGGCGCGAAGATGGCAACCCTAACATGCCGGCCGAACCCATGGGTAAGTAATTGTAAAACAATATACAGTTACGATAGTATTATAAGTAGTGTAATGTACTATCGTTATGAACACTGCTGGTAAACACTACAAATTTATAAACAGCAGAACGGGTAATGTGATCTTCTATTCGTCGTTAAGCGCTGACCTGAGCCCCGAAGAGATAAAGGCTGAACTGGATAAAATCAGGACGCAGGTAGCCATAAAAAACGGTATTTACCGTGAAACTATTTATTGGGAAGAGATAAAAGATGAATAGCCCGGGCGCTGTTACCTGTTATGCTTACTTGCGGATATCCCCATATTACCCGTTGCTACAGATATGTAAATTGCGCAATAATGGTGTTATCCTCACCAGCAACTCCATGTAAATTAAATTGTTGTATTGTTTTGATTATCAGTATATTTATTTGCCATTTATAAACGCAGATCAACCACCCGTGTTTATCGCAAATAAATCTTATACAAAATGAAAAAGTTTTTTTTATTGTTGTTTGCTGCAAGCTGCTATTGTGTAGCGCTGCACGGCCAGATAGTGCCTCAAAAAAGCGGGAATGACTTAAAGGACGTAATAACCAGGCTGCAAGCATTATCTACAGACAACGTAATTGAGAAGGCTTACCTTCATTTTGATAAACCGTATTATAACGCCGGCGACACCATTTACTTTAAAGCGTATGTAACAGCAGGAGAGCGGCACGAGCTATCAAAAGTAAGCGGTGTGTTGCATGTTGATCTTCTGAATAATAAAGCCGATTCGGTGATGCAAACCCTTATTTTGCAGCTAAAGAACGGCCTGGCCTGGGGCGATTTTGCGTTGCCCGGTTACCTTCCGAAGGGCAGCTACCGGATAAGGGCTTACACCCGCTGGATGCAAAATGCAGGTGATACCTATTTTTTTTATAAAACAATAACCGTTAACGGAAAAAGCATGGGCCAGGCACCCATAGCCAGGACTATAAGCAATAAACCGGATGTGCAGTTTTTTCCCGAAGGCGGTACGTTGGTTACGGCGGTTCCATCCCGAATTGCTTTTAAGGCGGTTGATGGTAATGGCATGGGCGTTAACGTTAAGGGTACTGTGGTTGATAATAACAATGCAGAAGTTGCCCATTTTACCTCGGCGCATTTGGGCATGGGCCAAATATTCCTGACACCCGAAGAAGGCAAACTTTACAAGGCAAAGATAACCTATCCCGATGGATCGGTTACAACGGTTGACCTGCCGAAGCCCGAAACCAACGGGATATCGCTCAGCGTTAATAACAGCGACCCGGCTAAACTATCAATTGATATGAATGCCAACAAGCCTTATTACCTGGCCAATAAAAATAAGGAGATAGCCGTAGTGATATACTCGGCGGGAGTCGTTAAAACCGTAAAAACAGTACTTGACAACCAGGTTATAGGTTTCGATCTGCCAAAGAAAGATCTTAGGTCCGGAATAATGCAAATTACCCTATTCTCAGATAACGGCATGCCCCTGAGCGAACGCCTGGTATTTATCCAAAATAACGACGGGGTTAGTTTTACCATAAACAGCGATAAAACATCATATGCAAGTGGCGACAAGGCGCACATCATTGTTAACGCCCGCACAGCAGAAGACAAAGCCTCGGTGGGAAGCTTTTCGGTATCGGTTATTAATGAAAATAAGGTGCCTGCAAATGGGGATACCGAAAGCAGTATACTCGCCGATATGTTGCTTACGTCAGATCTTCGGGGGTATGTGGAGCAGCCGGGCTATTATTTTAACAATGTAACTAACGATACACGAAACAACCTGGATATATTGATGCTTACCCAGGGCTACCGCCGTTTTCAATGGAAACAGTTTTTAACCGGTACACCCACGCCAATAGCCTATCAGCCCGAAGTGGGGATGGATATAAAGGGTACTTTGCTAACTAAAGCAGGCGCACCTATACCTAACGAAAAGATAACCCTGATGCTTCCAGTAACCGGGCAAACCATGTCGGCCACTACCGATGCAGCCGGAAAGTTTGCCTTTATTGATTTGGGTTATACCGATAAAACGCGGTTTTTATTGAATATCGATAATAAATCGCTTAAAAATAAAGCAAGGCTTATGCTGGACAAAACCAATATAAGTGTGCCGCTAAACACGGGCACTTTGCGGGAAGTTAACACAGATGAAAGGCTACCGCAATACACAGCTATGACGGGCGGACAGGCACCGCCGGATAAAACACAGGAATTGAACGCGGTAAACGTCAACGGCAAACAAAACTATCGTTCATCCAGCCTTGCAGGCGCCGGCAATGCGGATCAGGTGATATTTAATAAACAAATTAAAAGCTTTGCCAGCTTATCCCAGGCCTTAACAGGTATTGCCCGCAATGTTGATTTTAATAATGGAAAGGCGTACTTGCGTAGCTCGGTAAGTATTGCAGGGGGTAAAATTGTTTCAGAACCGATGATGATCGTTATTGATGGCGCCATCACTTCGGGTGCAATTGATAACATACAGCCTGCTGACGTGGAATCTGTTGAAATATTAAAAGGAGCCAATGCGGCGGTTTATGGTATGAATTCGGGATCGGGCGTAATGGTGATCAATACAAGGCGGGGCGGTGAAATTACCGAAACAAGCCAGGAGATGGCGCCGGGCATAGTATCAATTACACCACAAGGCTTTTATGTGGCACGCGAATTTTACACTCTGGTTTACGATGATACCAAAAAAGGCGCCGCCGAGGGCGCCACTGTTTACTGGAAGCCCAATTTAGTAACTAATGCCGATGGTAACACAGCCTTTGATTATTTTAATCAGGGCCCGGGCCAGTACCGTATTGTTATTGAGGGGATTGATAACACAGGTTATATAGGCAGGGCGGTTTACAAATACACCGTTCAGTAAGTTTATTTGCTTATCAGATAGGCTTTGCTTAGTACTTTACTGCGGCTATCCTTGTTTATAAACATGGGTAAAATATTCTCATGCGGATAATCGGTAAAGGTTGCTATCACCTTAAACCTTACGCGATTTTGGGTGAGGTAATCAACCGAGGCCTGGCTTGCAAAAAATACAGCGGTTGGGGGCATAGGTGTTTTACCGAAATCTTCAAGCAACAAAAGGTCAACCGGTTTATTACTGTAAAACTGGAAAACGTTATTGGAAGGCCGTAACGAATATACATGCAGGTTGCTGAAGGCCGGCTGGTTAATATACGCGGCGGCCTTCACCTGTCCGTTATATGAAGCAATGGCAGGAAAGAAAACGGTATTCATATAAAAATTAGCAAATAGCACCGCACAGCACGTAAGCATAAAAACCCTGACAGTATCCGCCTTTATGTTAAGGATGATAAGCATGGCTGTCGCCCCAAATACTAAACAAGCGATTATAAAAAGTACGTTATTGGCTGGTTTAAGGTAAAGGTGGATAATAATAATTATTACAGGCAGCGCTATAGCGAAAATAAGCAACCCTGCCTTCCGGTAAATATTACCCGCGCGGCTTAGCTGCTTAAAACAATATGGTGCGGTTATAATGGCAAACAGCGGGAATAAAATGTTGGTATAAAACGGCAGCTGAAAACCCGAAAATGAAAATAGTAAAAGCAAAAGCAAGCCCCCGCTTAAGGTGTAATATTCGGGCAGGCTAACCTTTTTCCAAACGTTCTGAACGGTTTTAGATACAGCGAAGTAAAACAGCAGGCACCACGGCATAAAAGCCCACAAGAGGGTATGCACAAAAAAGAATATATTACCGGAGGATTTTTGTTTAATAGGGCCATTGTTTACAAAGCGCCCAAACTGGCTGTCCCACAAAAACCATCTGATGCCGCTTACATGATGCCTGCCGAACACCAGTTTTTCAGGATGAAGATCAAATTGAATATACAGGGCATAAAACTCGGGCAGCGTAAAAACAAAAGTTAGCAGGTAGAGCAACAACCATTTGCCATAAAATAGCTTTAAAAATTTCCGTTGAAAAATGTATTGACCCAACAATGCACCATAAATAGCCACAATAACAAATATGCCCTTCGTCATGATAGCACATGCTGTAAGCAGCGCGGCCAGCAGCAGGTGCTTAAATGCAGGTTTGTTGTTATACCGTGCTATATGGTAAATGCTGCCAATTATTAACGCCATTAAATAAGGTTCTGCCCGCACGTCCAGGTTTGATAGCAATAAGTGCTGGGCTGTCATCAATATTAAAACGGCCGTGAGCGCAATTTCTTTAGTGTAAAATCTGCGCGTAAACAAGTAGGTATAAAGCAGACTAAGTAAAAAAAACAGCAAAGCGGGCAGCCGGTACGCCCAAACGCTTATGCCAAATATTTTAAAGCTCGCCGCCACCGCCCAAAACGGGAAGTGTGGTTTATCAAGCCAATCGTGGTTGTAGGTAAACAGTTGCAGCATATCATGCTTATAAAGCATGTTTTTTGATATAGCTGCATAAAGCCCCTGGTCGTCGGTAAAAAAGGGCGTGTTGATGCCGGCAAAGCTTACTACCAGCGCAACTACGAACAATAACAGGTAAAGGGGTTTGTATTTCTCGGTCATGGTTAAACACAAATATAGGTTTAATGACGCCAAAAATTTATGCGGAGCAACCGCATAAAAAAACCCCTGCCCAAAAAATGGGCAGAGGCCAAAAACTCACAACAATTGTTTAACCTTTCGGTCAATTCCTAACTGCAAAGTGAGTATAGGGTATATAACACAGCCCTTAAATGAAAGTTTGCGATAATAGCGCCATTAAGTAATATTTTTTAAAACTTACTGTTATTAGATTTATCTTTATCAATGTAAACCCAAAAACAAAACTATCATGAAAAAATCGACTCAATTAAAGGCAGCGGCGCTGTTTACTATAGCCATGCTATTTTCGGCTTTAACATTCGCGCAAACCAAGCCTATTGCCAGCCCGCGCGATAGCGTTAGCGCTAAAATTGGCGCCGCCACCATTAGCATTAACTATGGCAGTCCATCGGTAAAGGGCCGTAAAATATTTGGCGAACTGGAGCCCTATGGTAAGGTATGGCGCGCCGGTGCAAACGAGGCTACCGTGTTTACTACCAGTAAAGACATTATGGTGGAGGGGAAAAAATTACCCGCGGGCACCTATAGCTTTTTTGTAATACCAACCCCAACCACCTGGACCGTTATTTTTAACAAAGTAGCCAAGCAATGGGGCGCATTTAAGTACGATGAGGCACAGGATGCCCTGCGTGTAACCGTTAAGCCTGTAAAATCGGCTATGAACGAGCGCTTGGTTTATAAGATAAATGCTAAGGGGTTTTCGCTTAACTGGGATACTACCTCGGTGCCGGTATCTGTAAAATAAGCACTTTAAAATTCAATAAAAGCCCCGGTATAATTACCGGGGCTTTTTGTTACTATCAACTTTTGATTTAAACAGTATATTTATCGCACATCTATGCGCAATCAATCGGGTAAAAAGGTCTTGATCAAAAGGGGGATTATAATACTATCCCTTATATTCGCCATATACCTGCTAATGTTGTTTGCCGGTCATCCGCATGCGGTAGAAAGATATTACTCCCGGGGTATATATTCGTTTCTGTGCCGGGTATTACACCCGTTGTTTAACTTGTTCCCTTTTAGCGTTGGCGATGTGGTGTATGCTGCCGTAATAATTTACCTTGTTTATGCTTTGATCAGGCTTATAGCGTTATGCATTAAAAAGCGGTTTTTGCAGGCAGGTATTTTCACCACGGGTGTTGTAATAGGGGTACAGGTGAGTATACTGGTTTTTTATCTTTTTTGGGGGATGAATTACTTTCGCCCGTCGGCTGCCGAGCGTTTAAACCTGCGTGACAGCACCTTTACAAAAGCCGAACTGCAAAAAGTAACTACTATACTTATTGATAGCGCTAACGCCAGCAGGGCAAGGGTTAC includes:
- a CDS encoding outer membrane beta-barrel family protein, producing the protein MRCFFVFLALLFTTIQINAQNAGGGKGKISGRVTDAVSKLPVDYATISIFKQGSTSPFNGMSTDPKGNFSLENIAAGDYRLTIDFLGYKRHTIDHVIVTDGNIMALGNILLEPVQNQLKGVNIVAKAPLIENRIDKMVYNAANDLTAQSGAAVDVLKKVPQVTVDIDGNVELQGNANIRFLINGKPSSIFGASLADALQSIPGSQIKSIEVITSPGAKYDAAGTGGIINIILKDSNVEGINGSVNLTAGTRQENGSFNLNAKKGNFGVNASFSGNTMLRSTVLSSNNRTSTDMEGNVTRLLQNGGSNSSRGGYRSGLNLNWSITPKDELTASFGFNHFGNRNNGLTDQQETRTDMTGNIFSDILSQRNSDSKFNAYSTDYSLNYKKTFDKEGQELEVLVNTSNSRNTSNYNQQQDYLNTDDITTGIKGYNPGNNRETNISVDYTHPVTKTFILEGGAKAVIENLKNVTNTDTLLADGSFINNADQTYAFNYKRNIYAVYFSASTSLFKNFLDFKAGLRNEYTNTTADFPGVVIPGYNTLAPSFVLSHKISPAQTIKLSYVYRIERPDYRDVNPFYNISDPHNISTGNPNLKPEISNTFELGYNRSFDGGANIYVGSFYRHNNNDIQQYTTSFDTLDINGKEYTNVLLNQRANIGTQTSIGGNIFASVPVTSRLNLRTNIFLVNRTNVNKDPNLQTNINRISALSYRVNLNASYQFPGNVMAEAFGNYNSSSRGLQSTRPKFFWYNLAVRKQFWDKKASVGLVASNPFSKYIDQYSTTTGPGYNQSSLRQLPFRSFGITLSYKFGKLEFSKEKEKEGREDGNPNMPAEPMGK
- a CDS encoding TonB-dependent receptor plug domain-containing protein; its protein translation is MKKFFLLLFAASCYCVALHGQIVPQKSGNDLKDVITRLQALSTDNVIEKAYLHFDKPYYNAGDTIYFKAYVTAGERHELSKVSGVLHVDLLNNKADSVMQTLILQLKNGLAWGDFALPGYLPKGSYRIRAYTRWMQNAGDTYFFYKTITVNGKSMGQAPIARTISNKPDVQFFPEGGTLVTAVPSRIAFKAVDGNGMGVNVKGTVVDNNNAEVAHFTSAHLGMGQIFLTPEEGKLYKAKITYPDGSVTTVDLPKPETNGISLSVNNSDPAKLSIDMNANKPYYLANKNKEIAVVIYSAGVVKTVKTVLDNQVIGFDLPKKDLRSGIMQITLFSDNGMPLSERLVFIQNNDGVSFTINSDKTSYASGDKAHIIVNARTAEDKASVGSFSVSVINENKVPANGDTESSILADMLLTSDLRGYVEQPGYYFNNVTNDTRNNLDILMLTQGYRRFQWKQFLTGTPTPIAYQPEVGMDIKGTLLTKAGAPIPNEKITLMLPVTGQTMSATTDAAGKFAFIDLGYTDKTRFLLNIDNKSLKNKARLMLDKTNISVPLNTGTLREVNTDERLPQYTAMTGGQAPPDKTQELNAVNVNGKQNYRSSSLAGAGNADQVIFNKQIKSFASLSQALTGIARNVDFNNGKAYLRSSVSIAGGKIVSEPMMIVIDGAITSGAIDNIQPADVESVEILKGANAAVYGMNSGSGVMVINTRRGGEITETSQEMAPGIVSITPQGFYVAREFYTLVYDDTKKGAAEGATVYWKPNLVTNADGNTAFDYFNQGPGQYRIVIEGIDNTGYIGRAVYKYTVQ
- a CDS encoding glycosyltransferase family 39 protein, with product MTEKYKPLYLLLFVVALVVSFAGINTPFFTDDQGLYAAISKNMLYKHDMLQLFTYNHDWLDKPHFPFWAVAASFKIFGISVWAYRLPALLFFLLSLLYTYLFTRRFYTKEIALTAVLILMTAQHLLLSNLDVRAEPYLMALIIGSIYHIARYNNKPAFKHLLLAALLTACAIMTKGIFVIVAIYGALLGQYIFQRKFLKLFYGKWLLLYLLTFVFTLPEFYALYIQFDLHPEKLVFGRHHVSGIRWFLWDSQFGRFVNNGPIKQKSSGNIFFFVHTLLWAFMPWCLLFYFAVSKTVQNVWKKVSLPEYYTLSGGLLLLLLFSFSGFQLPFYTNILFPLFAIITAPYCFKQLSRAGNIYRKAGLLIFAIALPVIIIIIHLYLKPANNVLFIIACLVFGATAMLIILNIKADTVRVFMLTCCAVLFANFYMNTVFFPAIASYNGQVKAAAYINQPAFSNLHVYSLRPSNNVFQFYSNKPVDLLLLEDFGKTPMPPTAVFFASQASVDYLTQNRVRFKVIATFTDYPHENILPMFINKDSRSKVLSKAYLISK
- a CDS encoding DUF2911 domain-containing protein translates to MKKSTQLKAAALFTIAMLFSALTFAQTKPIASPRDSVSAKIGAATISINYGSPSVKGRKIFGELEPYGKVWRAGANEATVFTTSKDIMVEGKKLPAGTYSFFVIPTPTTWTVIFNKVAKQWGAFKYDEAQDALRVTVKPVKSAMNERLVYKINAKGFSLNWDTTSVPVSVK